In a genomic window of Plutella xylostella chromosome 16, ilPluXylo3.1, whole genome shotgun sequence:
- the LOC119693786 gene encoding glycine-rich cell wall structural protein 1.0-like isoform X4: protein MFKKLLLFCVVMMLIGSSLQQGGGGGGGAGGGGEAGAGFSIGGGANMGGGAGANGGGGGNGGGGGDWSSATRKKKKTKKC, encoded by the exons ATGTTCAAGAAACTTCTGCTTTTTTGTGTGGTGATGATGCTGATCGGCAGT AGCCTACAGCAgggcggaggcggcggcggcgggg CTGGTGGTGGTGGGGAAGCTGGAG CCGGTTTTAGCATAGGGGGCGGCGCGAACATGGGTGGGGGCGCCGGCGCCaacggcggcgggggcggcaacggaggtggcggcggcg ATTGGTCATCGGCAACGCGAAAGAAGAAAAAGACTAAGAAGTGTTAA
- the LOC119693786 gene encoding glycine-rich cell wall structural protein 2-like isoform X2, with product MFKKLLLFCVVMMLIGSSLQQGGGGGGGAGGGGEAGAGFSIGGGANMGGGAGANGGGGGNGGGGGGNQYYNFQAVNEDGQSAYAYSYSNPNNQMTSSYSKYVPDSMNNGQDYKKYYQN from the exons ATGTTCAAGAAACTTCTGCTTTTTTGTGTGGTGATGATGCTGATCGGCAGT AGCCTACAGCAgggcggaggcggcggcggcgggg CTGGTGGTGGTGGGGAAGCTGGAG CCGGTTTTAGCATAGGGGGCGGCGCGAACATGGGTGGGGGCGCCGGCGCCaacggcggcgggggcggcaacggaggtggcggcggcg GTAATCAATATTATAACTTCCAGGCCGTAAATGAAGACGGACAATCAGCATACGCTTACTCATACTCCAACCCCAACAACCAGATGACATCCAGTTACTCCAAGTATGTTCCGGACTCCATGAACAACGGTCAAgattataaaaagtattatCAAAATTAA
- the LOC119693786 gene encoding putative glycine-rich cell wall structural protein 1 isoform X1 — MFKKLLLFCVVMMLIGSSLQQGGGGGGGAGGGGEAGGYFQAGFSIGGGANMGGGAGANGGGGGNGGGGGGNQYYNFQAVNEDGQSAYAYSYSNPNNQMTSSYSKYVPDSMNNGQDYKKYYQN, encoded by the exons ATGTTCAAGAAACTTCTGCTTTTTTGTGTGGTGATGATGCTGATCGGCAGT AGCCTACAGCAgggcggaggcggcggcggcgggg CTGGTGGTGGTGGGGAAGCTGGAG GTTACTTCCAAGCCGGTTTTAGCATAGGGGGCGGCGCGAACATGGGTGGGGGCGCCGGCGCCaacggcggcgggggcggcaacggaggtggcggcggcg GTAATCAATATTATAACTTCCAGGCCGTAAATGAAGACGGACAATCAGCATACGCTTACTCATACTCCAACCCCAACAACCAGATGACATCCAGTTACTCCAAGTATGTTCCGGACTCCATGAACAACGGTCAAgattataaaaagtattatCAAAATTAA
- the LOC119693786 gene encoding glycine-rich cell wall structural protein 2-like isoform X3 yields the protein MFKKLLLFCVVMMLIGSSLQQGGGGGGGAGGGGEAGGYFQAGFSIGGGANMGGGAGANGGGGGNGGGGGDWSSATRKKKKTKKC from the exons ATGTTCAAGAAACTTCTGCTTTTTTGTGTGGTGATGATGCTGATCGGCAGT AGCCTACAGCAgggcggaggcggcggcggcgggg CTGGTGGTGGTGGGGAAGCTGGAG GTTACTTCCAAGCCGGTTTTAGCATAGGGGGCGGCGCGAACATGGGTGGGGGCGCCGGCGCCaacggcggcgggggcggcaacggaggtggcggcggcg ATTGGTCATCGGCAACGCGAAAGAAGAAAAAGACTAAGAAGTGTTAA